Proteins from one Telopea speciosissima isolate NSW1024214 ecotype Mountain lineage chromosome 1, Tspe_v1, whole genome shotgun sequence genomic window:
- the LOC122648556 gene encoding NDR1/HIN1-like protein 1: protein MSAKDCGNHGMKRKKLIKRICSAILLFVILVLFAILLVWLILRPTKPQFTLQDVTVYQFNVTSPNYLTSSIQVTVQSRNPNDRIGIYYDKMDIYATYRDQQITLPTLLLQTYEGHKDINVWSPFIYGNSVPIAPYLAASLNQDESSGYILIHVKIYGKLRWKVGTWVSDHYRINVNCPAFIRFGNQASGITVSAGIKYQLSQPCSTDI from the coding sequence ATGTCTGCGAAGGATTGCGGGAACCATgggatgaagaggaagaagctcATAAAGAGAATTTGCTCGGCCATCCTGCTGTTCGTGATATTGGTTCTGTTCGCAATACTCCTGGTATGGTTGATCCTAAGGCCGACGAAGCCTCAGTTCACGCTACAGGACGTGACGGTGTACCAATTCAACGTTACCTCACCAAATTACCTGACATCGAGCATACAGGTGACGGTACAGTCGCGCAACCCAAACGATAGGATCGGGATCTACTACGACAAAATGGATATCTACGCTACCTACCGTGATCAACAGATCACCCTTCCTACGCTCTTGCTCCAAACCTACGAGGGTCACAAGGATATCAACGTATGGTCTCCCTTCATCTACGGTAACTCCGTACCCATCGCTCCTTACCTCGCCGCCTCACTGAATCAGGATGAGTCGTCCGGTTACATACTCATCCATGTCAAGATCTATGGGAAGCTCCGATGGAAGGTCGGAACCTGGGTTTCCGATCACTATCGTATCAACGTCAATTGTCCTGCTTTTATCAGATTTGGAAATCAGGCCTCCGGTATCACAGTCAGCGCCGGTATCAAATACCAACTCTCCCAACCTTGCAGCACCGACATTTga
- the LOC122645705 gene encoding uncharacterized protein LOC122645705 — MNEGREQQGKEATDQKQLKRLSNDVVPHILNLYGSSATPHDFEIYAPNATFEDPLMCAHGVKQIKSAFYSLSKVFSESKIVEYSIQENAVSPGKGEVLIDNKQHYKFLGKDINMISLIKLRIDEGKVVRHEDRWDKKPLWNRDTVKLPLLGRFVETVRRGSMLATHVLMRFGKDPKC, encoded by the exons ATGAATGAAGGCAGAGAACAGCAAGGGAAGGAAGCAACTGACCAGAAACAGTTGAAGCGGCTTTCTAATGATGTAGTTCCTCACATCCTCAACCT ATATGGTTCTTCTGCAACACCTCATGACTTTGAAATTTATGCTCCAAATGCAACTTTTGAAGACCCGCTTATGTGTGCTCATGG AGTGAAGCAAATAAAATCAGCATTTTACTCACTTTCCAAG GTCTTTAGTGAATCCAAAATTGTGGAATACAGCATACAAGAAAATGCAGTCAGCCCTGGGAAAGGAGAG GTACTAATTGACAACAAGCAACATTATAAGTTCTTGGGGAAGGACATAAACATGATATCATTGATCAAGCTGCGCATTGATGAGGGAAAGGTTGTCCGCCATGAAGATCG GTGGGACAAGAAACCACTATGGAACAGAGACACAGTGAAGCTGCCGTTACTTGGTCGATTTGTGGAAACAGTCCGCAGGGGTTCAATGCTTGCAACTCATGTTCTGATGAGATTTGGTAAGGACCCAAAATGCTAA
- the LOC122648555 gene encoding NDR1/HIN1-like protein 1: protein MSGKDCGNHGTKRKKVIRRLCSACLVFVILVLFVILLVWLILRPTKPQFTLQDVTVYQFNVTSPNYLTSSIQVTIQSRNPNDRIGIYYDKLDIYATYRDQQITLPTLLLHQAYEDHKDINVWSPFIYGNSVPIAPYLAASLNQDQSSSYILIHVKVYGKLRWKVGTWVSGHYRINVNCPAFIRFGNPASGYTVSAGIKYQLSQPCSTDI, encoded by the coding sequence ATGTCTGGGAAGGATTGTGGGAACCATGGGACGAAGAGGAAGAAGGTCATAAGGAGACTTTGCTCCGCCTGCCTGGTGTTCGTGATATTAGTACTGTTCGTGATACTCCTGGTATGGTTGATCCTACGGCCGACGAAGCCCCAGTTCACGCTACAGGATGTGACGGTGTACCAATTCAACGTTACCTCTCCCAACTACCTGACATCAAGCATACAGGTGACGATACAGTCGCGCAATCCAAACGATAGGATCGGAATCTACTACGACAAACTGGACATCTACGCCACCTACCGTGACCAGCAGATCACCCTCCCCACGCTCTTGCTCCACCAAGCCTACGAGGATCATAAGGACATCAACGTATGGTCTCCCTTCATCTACGGCAACTCCGTACCCATCGCTCCCTATCTCGCCGCCTCCCTGAATCAGGACCAATCGTCCAGCTACATACTCATCCACGTCAAGGTCTATGGGAAGCTACGATGGAAGGTGGGAACCTGGGTTTCCGGTCACTATCGTATTAACGTCAATTGTCCTGCTTTTATCAGATTTGGGAATCCGGCCTCCGGTTACACCGTCAGCGCCGGTATCAAGTACCAACTTTCCCAGCCTTGCAGCACCGACATTTGA
- the LOC122645712 gene encoding 60S ribosomal protein L27a-3-like, whose product MATRFKKNRKKRGHVSAGHGRIGKHRKHPGGRGNAGGMHHHRILFDKYHPGYFGKVGMRYFHKLRNKFYCPIVNIDKLWSLIPQEVKDKASPENAPLIDVTQYGYFKVLGKGVLPPSQPIVVKAKIVSKIAEKKIKESGGAVVLTA is encoded by the coding sequence ATGGCGACGAGATTCAAGAAAAATAGGAAGAAGAGGGGCCATGTTTCTGCCGGCCATGGACGAATAGGCAAACACAGGAAACATCCAGGTGGTCGGGGTAATGCTGGTGGTATGCATCACCACAGGATCTTGTTCGACAAATACCATCCAGGTTACTTTGGTAAGGTTGGTATGCGTTACTTTCACAAGCTGCGCAACAAGTTCTACTGTCCCATCGTCAACATCGACAAGCTCTGGTCGTTGATTCCACAAGAGGTGAAGGACAAGGCATCGCCGGAGAACGCACCTTTGATCGACGTTACTCAGTACGGTTACTTTAAGGTCTTGGGAAAGGGGGTATTGCCTCCGTCACAGCCCATCGTCGTTAAGGCGAAGATCGTGTCCAAgattgcagagaagaagatcaagGAATCCGGAGGAGCCGTCGTTCTTACTGCTTAG